TACGGCAGTACCTTGAGTAGGGTCTGGGACAAAACCCCAGATATAACGTTCAAAATTTAACCTGTCCCCATATCCCCCATATCCCATAACCTGTCCCCATATTGTAGAGTTTTCCCCTTCAAAATTTAACCTGTCCCCATATCCTGCATATTCCTGCGAATATAGCTCCAGAGAAAAAATTGCTTATCTTGAGGCATCCCAGTAAGTATCTGAGATATCATAATTTATAAATGGCAATGCACTAGTGCCGTCAGTTTTGATCAAGGTATTTAGAAAGTTGAACTTTTCTACATGGCCATCGGCCATGAGGTAGTTAGATTTTTGCTTAAGGTGTGGGAGTTTTACATTGATGTATTTATTGTAGTATGCATTGGCATGTCGAGTCGGTTGCCATCCATTTCCTAAAATATTCTCAGTGGATTGATTTTCAACTAAAGTTATTGTCCCAGAGGTATTGCCCATGCTACTGAGCTTTCTAGATATTGGTGTGCCACCGTTGGTTTTACCACCAACACCCTTATATTTAAGATAAATACCTGTTTCACCTAGTCCATCGCCAACCCTCATGTAAGTCATCGAGTAACTGCGAGTAGATGTATTTTTACTTTTACCATAGTATCTGATTCCAGGATCTGATGCACACGTGTAGGCTTGAGCATAATTATCACCATAAATAGTTTTTGGAAAAGTCGAACCACCTTTTGCTGCTCCTGAAAGTGAGTCTCTACCATCATAGCCGGCTAGGTGATCATCCCAGGTTACACGCCCTTTGTAACCATGGTTTGAGGTAGGCATGTAAAAATCATTGTCAGCTGTAAACATGATAAAAGAGATGCCCAGTTGTTTCATGGTACTCGCGCAGGATACTGATTTTGCCTTTTCTCTTGCATTGCTTAAAACTGGAATTAAGAAAGATGCGAGGATACCAATAATAGCTACTACCATTAAAAGCTCGATTAAAGTAAATTGTTTATTGTCAAGCCCTGAGCCCTGAGCCCTGAGCCCTGAGCCCTGAGCCCTGAGCCCTGAGCCTGAAGGAACGCGGTGTGTTTTGTCTTTTCTCATTATTTCACCTTTGTTTTAAAATTATAATATGTGTCATTAAAGTTAAACAGGGTAAAAAATGGAACATATCTAAGAAAAGGAAAAAAAGTTAAATATTGGGGACAGGAAATATTGGGTACAGGACACTTTTTTAATAACTAAAAGGCGGAAAGGGCAGGCCTTAGAAAAAGGCTGATCGTAAAAGGCGGAAAGGGAAGGCGGAAAGGGAAGGCGGAAAGGGAAGGCGGAAAGGAAGGCGGAAAGGGAAGGCGGAAAGGAAGGCGGAAAGGAAGGCGGGAAGGCGGAAAGGGCAGGCCTTAGAAAAAGGCTGATCGTAAAGAGTCTCAAATCGAGGCTCTTTTTCTGTATTTAAGGGGTCAAAATGGGTGTAAAAACTCAACTTTTTCTTTTAGCCGATTAAAAGCCCAGAGATCGAAGCAGAAACTTAGCCGAGATCGTATAAAGGCAGCTAAAAGAAAAACGACTCAATCAAGATGATTGTGAGGTCGTCCTGATTAAATCGAATATTTTTGGTTAATAACTGCGGATTTTCATCCATCCAGTCCGCGGGGGCTCCCCGCTCAGCCTGATCGTCGCCTTGGCTTGAGGGAATAAATATCATTCCATTCATCCTCAGTGTAAGGCTCATGAATTCTTTTCCATTTCATCTTGCCTGAGAACTTAGCCAGTTTCTCTCGAACGAAAGCCTCAGAGCCAATGACTAGGCATTTGGTGAAGAATCGACACTTGTGAATAAAGAGATCATCCCAGGCTAATTTCTCAGATAAATTGACTTCTCGGAAGAACTCCGCCAAGGTTTGCGAATCAGCATTCTTATACCGACGCAAGCCGAGCATATAAGCTCTAAAAACCTCCCTAAAATGCTTTCTCTTACTTTTTTCGTCCTCCGTCTCAATGTTACGACAAAAGAGATCAAAGAAGTCATTATCACAGTCTCCAACACTTCCACCAGCGAGGCGATCAGCATATCCACAGAAAAAGAAATCTTTTGGGTCAGTAACAATTCCAGCTCTAACTGGATTCAATGAGATGTACGCCATGACTCGAAGCAGAGAATCTGACTGAGCTGAAACCTCAATCATTTCCGAATCAAATCTCTGACCAAAGAGACGACCCCAAGACTGATGTTCTCGATTGAACCACTGAACAAATCTCTGCTCAAAGTTTCCAATAATAAACGAGATGTCATGAATTTGTTCTCTGAAATCATCCTTCTGCTCTGAGTTAATAAAATTGATTTCTTCGTTCTTCCTATAAAGCCGATAACGACTCAATAATTCCAAATCATCCATCTCAGAAGTTGGTGGGACTTTAATCAATAAATGAAAATGATTATCCATAAAAACATAATCAATCACCTGATAACTGAGCTTTGCCGAACCAGCAAATAACAGTTCCTTGAACTTATATTTCTCGACATCTTTGAATAACATGCGACCACCAGCAATACGATTAGTCACAAGATAATAAACTGCCTGATCCGAACAACTTTCCTTTACACGATTATGAGCCATAACTTTCTCCTTTCCAAAGTACAGAGAATATAAAACACCTCATCACCAAAAGCAAAAATTGATACCAATGCTCTGTTACCTACTGATGTTTGAATAAGCTTAAGGCTTAAAAAAAACATATCCCTCGGGTTTCTGCACCCTGTAAAACTCTATCACCTTCGAGGAGCATTTGACAGGATGTGCTATGCTCTCCCATAGATGTAAAAAATGGCAGTGCTTGTGAGCACTGTCATTTTTTTGAATCTGATCAGCTAGGGATTAACCCGTATTTTTCATAGCGGCTGCGATACCCGCAATGGTCGCCATGACTGCGTCTTCCAAGACGGGGTCGCCATCTTGGTTCTCTTTGTAGAGACGACGCATACACTCACCTTGAAGGTAGTTGAGGGTGTCGGCATAGGGGTTACGTACTTTAATTGATGCACGTAGTGCGACACGCTCTTCTTGAGTACTGAGACCCGCGACGACTTTCTGAGAAGTTTCTAAAGTCTGCTTCAATTTCGTTCTAAGCTCAAGGCCGAGCTCTTTGACGTCGTCATCTGCAAGAATTTCATCGTAATATTTAGCGACGCGGTGATCTGTCTTCACCATAACCATGTCAATCATATCCATGAGGAAGTAGAAGAAGGGCCAATCTTGAATCATTTCTTGAAGCTGATCGTGCTTACCATCTTCGAGAGCCACTTTGAGGGCTTCACCCACACCGAGCCAAGAAGGAAGCATTAAGCGAATCTGTGTCCATGCAAAAATCCAAGGGATTGCACGGAGTGATTCAATGCCACCACTCTTTTTACGTTTGGCAGGACGGCTACCAATATGAAGGCGACCGAGTTCTTGCTCAGGAGTTACCTGACGGAAGTATTTTACAAAATTTTCGCGCCCGCGAACGATATCGCGATACGCGTCACAAGAAATCACTGACATCTTGTCCATGAGTTCGCGCCACTCAGGTTTAGGCACTGGGGGCTTGGCAAGTGTGGCTTGAAGTACCGCCGTCACGTAGAGAAGAAGGTTATGACAAGCCACATCAATTGTTGAGTATTTAGCCTGAAGAACTTCGCCCTGCTCTGTCACACGCATGCGACCATCAACTGTTCCAGGAGGCTGCGACATGAGTGCATGCTCAACTGGACCGCCACCGCGACCCACTGAACCACCACGACCGTGGAAAAGTGTTAATTTGATACCGTGTTTTTCACTAACCTGGTGCAAAGCTTCTTGAGCCGTATACTGCGCCCAACTTGCGGCGAGTTTACCCGCATCTTTACCAGAATCTGAATACCCGATCATTACTTCTTGTTCGCCGTGACTGGCTCCTTTATACCAATCAATACCAAAGAGCGTATCCATGATCTCACCAGAATTCTCGAGGTCTTCAAGAGTTTCGAACAAAGGGGCGACGCGCAAAGGTTTTTTAACGCCACACTCTTTCTGAAGCAGGTGCACAGCTAAGACATCGGAAGCGGCTCTCGACATAGAAATGACATAAGCACCTAAAGCTTCTTCTGGCTGTTTGGCAATTGTTTTCACTGTATCAACAACTTCTTGGCAGTCGGCATCAAACTGAATATCTCTAGGTAAAAGTGGACGTTTGCTCTTTAACTCGCGAACGAGGAATTCTTGCTTCTTCGCTTCATCCCACTCATCGTAACTACCGAGTTCGAGGTGTTCCGTAATCGCGTTAATCACGTCGCTGTGACGAGTTGATTCTTGACGTACATCAAGTTTTAAAATATTGAGTCCAAAGCAACTTGCGCGACGAATGATTTTTAAAACACTCGCATCGGCCAGGTCTTTACCACTGCATTCAACGAGTGAACGGTGACAGATGTGAAGCGCGTCGAGGAACTCGTTGATATCTTCCATCAATGGCAACTGAGGCTCGTAAGATTTGCCTTCGAGCTGAGCTTGAGTCCATTTTTTAGTTTCGAGGAAACGTGCTCGGAAAGGTCTAAGGAAAACACGGTAAGGCTCGTGAACGTCACCGACGATGGCACGAAGCTCAGCACTACAATCAGTCTCTGAGATTCTTTGAATCGCTTTATTAACTTCTTTGTGATAGAGATCAGATGCGGTCCAGCGATTACGCAGGCAGACTTGCTCGGTTGTTTCGTGTGTTACATTCGGGTTACCATCGCGGTCTCCACCCATCCATGAAGCAAATTTAATTGGAGCTGCCCAAGTCGGGAGTTTTTCACCCGTAAAGCTCTCGACAATTGCATCGAGCTCAAGCATAAAGCGTGGTACTGCGTCCCACACCGTGTCTTCAATGATAGCGAGACCCCACTTGGCTTCTTCAAAAGGAGTCGGTCTGACACGGCGAATTTCATCTGATTCCCAAAGAGAAGTAATAAGAACCGCAATCCTGTTAATATTATCTTTTTGCTCAGAAGGCGTCATGCGGTAATTTTCTTTCTGATCGAGAAGAGTATTGATTTGCGCGTGCTTATGCAACCACGTTCTACGCTTCACTTCTGTTGGGTGAGCCGTCATCACCAACTCAATATTCATCCCTGCAATTGTATTGATAATTTCTTCTTTACTTCTGCCGTTAGCTAGAAGCTCTGGAATAATCTGCGTGAGTTTCGTTAAGTGTTTTGTGAGGGCGCCTTCTTCAAAGTCCTTCATATCACTCATGAAGTGGTGCGCTTCTGCGAGGTTAGCAAGGTTTAAGAACTGACCAAAAGCACGTACTAAGTTTTTAAGTTCTTCATTAGAAAGTCCGCGAATAAGATCTTTAAGTTCTTTATCTGCAGCTTCATCGTCGTTTTTGCGAGCACGCTTTGAGAGTAAACGAATGTTTTCAAGTTTGTCAAAAAATTCCTGACCTACCTGAGTTTTGATCGTATCTCCGAGAAGAGCGCCCAGCATTTTAATATCTTGTTTGAGAGGTGATTTTTGTTTCACAACAAGTCTCCTGGGTTTTATTTTTATAATTGCTCGTTATATAAGACCGATTATGCCTGCTTTCCAGATAGAATACATTTTTGTGACTTGCTTTTATGACTTATTTTTATAGAAGTGTAAAAACACACGATCTTTCACGTCGTAAATACTCGGCATTTCCATAAAAAAGGACGTGCAAAAGCACGTCCCCATAAAGCGTCTAAGCTTAAAAGCTAATTAATCATCACCACTTAAACTGATGACAATTTGTAAGATATACCAGAACATTGTCGCGAGTGAAGCGAAGAGTTCGAGAGAAGCACCGACATAATCATCTTCATTATACTCGTGAATGATATTAGAAGTACTATACAAAATACCCGCGCCAGAAAGGCCCACCATCGCGACTGAAAACCAAAGACCTAGATTAAAGCCCATCAAACTACCTGCAAAAATTGTGATTACCGCAAGTCCCATTCCCCACATGAGAAAGCCACGTAGAAAAGAAAAGTTTTTGCGCGTAACAAAAGCAATCCCCGTCAATGCAATGAAACCTGAAAGCGTTATCATAGCGGCTTTAAACACCAAACCACCATCAGGCACAACTTGCAGTGCATACATCATCAGTGGTAAGAAGAGGCAAGCATAAGCACCTGTATACAAAAATAGGCCTGCGTACTGAACGGGTTTACTCGCCGCTCTCGCCATAGATGTAGCAATCCATGAAACGACCATAAATCCTCCTAGAACCCATAACCATCCTGCCTGTAAAGCTCGAATCGCAATTTCACGAGCTTGCGGGCTGTCTAAGAGAAATGATTCAATCGCCATAAAGGCCATAACGGCACCAAATAGATTGATGTAGGTTTTTGTGATGAAACGCGCTCGGGCGTTTTCATCCATCAAGGATTGCTGTGTTGCTATATTTGATCTCATATTTTCTCCAAAATGTATCGAGTTAAATTATTTAAGTTTTTGTGCTAGGGCACGACATGACGGTTGCCCTGGTGCTGCGGGTTTATCTAAAAAACCATAGGTAAATTTTGAGCCTAATTTCGGCAAAGTAAATCGTGTCTCTAGCCCCTCTGGCCCCATGCCCATAAGCGCTAAGCTCGAGTTCGGGTGAGAAGTGAGGACATTTTCTAAAGTCGCACGGTCAGCTTCTTCATTGCAAAAAACGGCGAGCTTCACGATATCCACGCCCCAGTCCTCACCTTGCTTAATTAACTGAGCCATTTCGCTTTCACTTGGACATTGATCATAATTATGAAAAGAAGAGATAATGGTCATATTTTCGGGAAAGTCACTACGCTTTTGATAGGCAAATAAGTCACTTTTGAGTTCAATATCTGCGTAGGTCGCAATGTCAAAAAACTCTTTAAAAAACTCAAAGCGATGGGCGTCGTCAATTTGCCAAGTCCCACCTTCTTTATTTGTGCGAATCGTAATGAGAATCGGACGATGCTGACTCAGCTCTCGGGCTAAAGATTTCGCTTCATTCAAATCCATGTATTCATCAAAACGCAATTCAACTACGTCACAACCTTCTAATTTCGAGGGGTGTTCAGATAGATCACGTAGAGTGTCGAGAGATGAAATTGTGCCGACAATAAAAAATGAGTTCATATTTGAGTCCTAATTAAATTCACTCAAATATAGGCAAGTCAAGACGGGCGTCAACTCTAGCCACACGGAATTATACATTTCAGCGTAAATCTAAATCTTCGTTCATTCTTACGCCTATAGATTTTTTGTCACTACCTTTTAAATAACCTGCACTTAATTCTAACAAAGTGAAATCGCCTTTGCTAGCTTTTTTAAACTTTGGCTTCGCTAAAATACATTTATAAAAGTTACCGACTTTACCATCTGCTTCTTCTAAAGAATAAGTGGCGCCTTTGTGGCCTGCTGAAATAGAACCTGGTGCATACAATAGGCAATTCTTATAATCACCTTTTTTACTTTCTCTGTTAAACTGAATGAGTGCGTCCGAAGAATATATGATACAATTTTCAAACTCATAATCTGCATTACCGTTAATCACATATCGCAAGTCATATACAGGTTTCTTTAAAATTGAATTTTTAACATAAATATTTTTATTTTTCGCTCCACTAATACCCGAAAGTATAGAGTTGAAAATATTGATATTGTCACCCTCTTTTCTAGAAATTAATGGCCCTTTTATCATACAGTTAGTTATATTTACATCACTACCTTTATCATAAATGAGTACCCGACCAATTAAGATTATATTTTTAATTTGTACATTAGAAGATGCCACAATTAAATTTCCTTTAATAGTAACATTTTTTGTTCCAATAAGATTGACTTTTCTTCCTTCAATTTTTAAATCGCCTACATAATCTCCAGGTAAAACCCTAACCGTATTATATTTTTCTGAAAGTTGCTTATTAAAATATAAATTACTGTGTGAATTATTTATGAATACCCCTTCAGACACACCCGTTTCAGTCAATTCATTAAACTGATTTAACAAGCTTACGTAATAATCATTACCGCCTTTGAAATCTACTCTCTTAGAATACAATTTAAACAATTGTCTCAACTGATGTGAAAAAGCAATTAAGTCATCACTGACTAAACTCTTAGTTTCTTTGCTTAAATAAGGGTAATCATACATTTCAAAAAGTCTTTCCATCTCCTCATTAGCCAAATTAACCAAGCGATCCTTTAACTCCAAGCTAAGGATGTCACCATAACTTTTCCTGTAACTTTCTAAAGACTTATCGGCAGAGATTAAATCGTCTCTATACACATAAAAAATTGTAGTTAGAAATGCTTTAGTTGATTCATCGTCACCATAAGCAATCCACTTTTGCAATTCTTCTCCTTTCAATTCTTCTATACTGTAGGTCTTCTTAATAACACCCTTGGAGTGATTTAAGTTCACCTCAACGGTTAAATTATCTAAATCGCAAGAAATTATGCTTGCGTTAAAATCGCTTCCATTAAAATTAACTGAGATTTGAACATTATCTTGAGTTGCCAAAGTAGTTATAATTTCTGTATTTATTGTCTCTATACTTGATTTTTCAACGAGTTTTGAAAAACTGAGCAAATCTACTGAGTCATGTAAGGGTAATAATTCTTTCATGCCTGCACTAGCTAATTTATGTTCCTTTGCAAAGAGGTTTTCTACTATCACATTCAGTTTTTCTCGTAAATCAACTTCAATTAAACTTTTCGCAAGATCTTGTTTATGCTTATCTATTAGCTCTTTTTGTTTGATTTTATTTTTTAATTCGATAAGCAACTCTTCTCTAATTTTCAAAGTTTCTTGAGCAAATGGCCCTTCATAATTAGTATAAATTTCTAAAGCTTCATTGTATTCCCTGTTAAAAACAGCTGTACCTACTTCTGATTTTAAATTAATAATGATTCTTCTTTGCTCAGCTAACTTCGCCTTGTTTATTTCCTTAGCTATCTTTTTTAATTCTACCTTCTGCTTTTGATTTGCTTGGCCTAAATCTTGAAGCAATTGTTTATCGAGCTTAACAAAATCAGGCTCAGCTTTTCTAATTTCAATTAGATAGAATTTTTTGTTTAATGTAAACTCAGGCTGTTTTTTTGACGAATTAATTATTTCATCTAATTCTTCATTTTGATTCTCCTCAATGACTAGTTTTTTTTCATTTTCAACAATCAATGGCGCCACCTGTTTTTCTTCAGGCATATTAGTAAAAACCAAGTATGTTAAACTAATTGCTAAAACTATAAACATCCCTATAAAAAGCGGCTCCCTAGATTTTTCACTTGCTTGGTTTTGTACTCTGCCATTTACACGCTCAATTTTGGTAGGTGAAACATGAGCTTTAATTCGTCTGCGTTTAACACGCTTTTTGTCATTAAGCTTTTCACTCAAATCGATGGGAATATCTAAAGCAGTTTGAGTCGCCATTCTTCGACGAACGGTATTAGCACTCATAGGTGCATTAAGATTTTTAGATTTAAAATCACCTAAGGGATTGAGTAGATTAATAACTTTTTTATTATATAAGTCTTTCTTATATAAATCGGTTTTTTCACCTTCCATTTGATTAAGGTTTTGATGATTTTTCGCAGAAAAATAAATCTCTAATTGCTGCCTAAATTCTTTAAAACTTTGCGGTCTATTTTCTGGATCATTTTCGGTGATAGACTTAAATATTTTAAGGAAACCTTGATCAAGCTCAGTTTCGACTGATTGGGGAAACACAAGATTGTTGTAGTCGACACCTTCACCATCTGAAGATACACATGGCGTTGTTCCAACAATCATATAATACAGAATCATACCTAATGAGTATATATCACTAGCTTGAGTTGGATAATCTTTACCTCTAGCTAATTCAGGGCTCAAGTAATAAACATCAAAAAAATGAACTTCTGATTTTGCAAAAGATTTTTCACTCATCAGCTGTGGTGCGACACCAAAGCCTTGATAGCGTACTTTCCCTTTGCTTGAAATAAAAATATTATTTGGATTTAAATTAAAATGACCGTTTGAAATATTTTTGACACCTTCCTCCAAAGATTTTACCAACTCATAAATAAGATCCAATGCCTGATCAGAAGCCCAGATATACCCATAATCTACAAGTTGCTCGATACTTTCAAGTTTTCTAAACGGCATAACTTGGTACAAATATTTATCCGATAAGCCTGTGTCAATAATCAACATGTGATTTTCACCTGCCATGAAAGACACTGCGCCAACTAATTCAATAAACTCTTTGGGATTACTAATCAGATTTGTTAAGGTCTTGTCATAAATTCTAAGTAACTTCAAATCATCATTATTTAAATCTTTACAGATATAAGTAGAACTATAGCCATCATCATTTGTTTTGTAAAGAGTTTGATATTTCCCCGCAATACG
This DNA window, taken from Lentisphaera araneosa HTCC2155, encodes the following:
- a CDS encoding type I 3-dehydroquinate dehydratase produces the protein MNSFFIVGTISSLDTLRDLSEHPSKLEGCDVVELRFDEYMDLNEAKSLARELSQHRPILITIRTNKEGGTWQIDDAHRFEFFKEFFDIATYADIELKSDLFAYQKRSDFPENMTIISSFHNYDQCPSESEMAQLIKQGEDWGVDIVKLAVFCNEEADRATLENVLTSHPNSSLALMGMGPEGLETRFTLPKLGSKFTYGFLDKPAAPGQPSCRALAQKLK
- a CDS encoding transposase, with translation MAHNRVKESCSDQAVYYLVTNRIAGGRMLFKDVEKYKFKELLFAGSAKLSYQVIDYVFMDNHFHLLIKVPPTSEMDDLELLSRYRLYRKNEEINFINSEQKDDFREQIHDISFIIGNFEQRFVQWFNREHQSWGRLFGQRFDSEMIEVSAQSDSLLRVMAYISLNPVRAGIVTDPKDFFFCGYADRLAGGSVGDCDNDFFDLFCRNIETEDEKSKRKHFREVFRAYMLGLRRYKNADSQTLAEFFREVNLSEKLAWDDLFIHKCRFFTKCLVIGSEAFVREKLAKFSGKMKWKRIHEPYTEDEWNDIYSLKPRRRSG
- the ppc gene encoding phosphoenolpyruvate carboxylase, with protein sequence MKQKSPLKQDIKMLGALLGDTIKTQVGQEFFDKLENIRLLSKRARKNDDEAADKELKDLIRGLSNEELKNLVRAFGQFLNLANLAEAHHFMSDMKDFEEGALTKHLTKLTQIIPELLANGRSKEEIINTIAGMNIELVMTAHPTEVKRRTWLHKHAQINTLLDQKENYRMTPSEQKDNINRIAVLITSLWESDEIRRVRPTPFEEAKWGLAIIEDTVWDAVPRFMLELDAIVESFTGEKLPTWAAPIKFASWMGGDRDGNPNVTHETTEQVCLRNRWTASDLYHKEVNKAIQRISETDCSAELRAIVGDVHEPYRVFLRPFRARFLETKKWTQAQLEGKSYEPQLPLMEDINEFLDALHICHRSLVECSGKDLADASVLKIIRRASCFGLNILKLDVRQESTRHSDVINAITEHLELGSYDEWDEAKKQEFLVRELKSKRPLLPRDIQFDADCQEVVDTVKTIAKQPEEALGAYVISMSRAASDVLAVHLLQKECGVKKPLRVAPLFETLEDLENSGEIMDTLFGIDWYKGASHGEQEVMIGYSDSGKDAGKLAASWAQYTAQEALHQVSEKHGIKLTLFHGRGGSVGRGGGPVEHALMSQPPGTVDGRMRVTEQGEVLQAKYSTIDVACHNLLLYVTAVLQATLAKPPVPKPEWRELMDKMSVISCDAYRDIVRGRENFVKYFRQVTPEQELGRLHIGSRPAKRKKSGGIESLRAIPWIFAWTQIRLMLPSWLGVGEALKVALEDGKHDQLQEMIQDWPFFYFLMDMIDMVMVKTDHRVAKYYDEILADDDVKELGLELRTKLKQTLETSQKVVAGLSTQEERVALRASIKVRNPYADTLNYLQGECMRRLYKENQDGDPVLEDAVMATIAGIAAAMKNTG
- a CDS encoding Bax inhibitor-1 family protein; this encodes MRSNIATQQSLMDENARARFITKTYINLFGAVMAFMAIESFLLDSPQAREIAIRALQAGWLWVLGGFMVVSWIATSMARAASKPVQYAGLFLYTGAYACLFLPLMMYALQVVPDGGLVFKAAMITLSGFIALTGIAFVTRKNFSFLRGFLMWGMGLAVITIFAGSLMGFNLGLWFSVAMVGLSGAGILYSTSNIIHEYNEDDYVGASLELFASLATMFWYILQIVISLSGDD
- a CDS encoding type II secretion system protein; its protein translation is MRKDKTHRVPSGSGLRAQGSGLRAQGSGLDNKQFTLIELLMVVAIIGILASFLIPVLSNAREKAKSVSCASTMKQLGISFIMFTADNDFYMPTSNHGYKGRVTWDDHLAGYDGRDSLSGAAKGGSTFPKTIYGDNYAQAYTCASDPGIRYYGKSKNTSTRSYSMTYMRVGDGLGETGIYLKYKGVGGKTNGGTPISRKLSSMGNTSGTITLVENQSTENILGNGWQPTRHANAYYNKYINVKLPHLKQKSNYLMADGHVEKFNFLNTLIKTDGTSALPFINYDISDTYWDASR
- a CDS encoding protein kinase domain-containing protein, which gives rise to MKFKLTCNSCEHVMDLEGTIHVDRFKCVKCGADIELREGRMEEGVRIAGKYQTLYKTNDDGYSSTYICKDLNNDDLKLLRIYDKTLTNLISNPKEFIELVGAVSFMAGENHMLIIDTGLSDKYLYQVMPFRKLESIEQLVDYGYIWASDQALDLIYELVKSLEEGVKNISNGHFNLNPNNIFISSKGKVRYQGFGVAPQLMSEKSFAKSEVHFFDVYYLSPELARGKDYPTQASDIYSLGMILYYMIVGTTPCVSSDGEGVDYNNLVFPQSVETELDQGFLKIFKSITENDPENRPQSFKEFRQQLEIYFSAKNHQNLNQMEGEKTDLYKKDLYNKKVINLLNPLGDFKSKNLNAPMSANTVRRRMATQTALDIPIDLSEKLNDKKRVKRRRIKAHVSPTKIERVNGRVQNQASEKSREPLFIGMFIVLAISLTYLVFTNMPEEKQVAPLIVENEKKLVIEENQNEELDEIINSSKKQPEFTLNKKFYLIEIRKAEPDFVKLDKQLLQDLGQANQKQKVELKKIAKEINKAKLAEQRRIIINLKSEVGTAVFNREYNEALEIYTNYEGPFAQETLKIREELLIELKNKIKQKELIDKHKQDLAKSLIEVDLREKLNVIVENLFAKEHKLASAGMKELLPLHDSVDLLSFSKLVEKSSIETINTEIITTLATQDNVQISVNFNGSDFNASIISCDLDNLTVEVNLNHSKGVIKKTYSIEELKGEELQKWIAYGDDESTKAFLTTIFYVYRDDLISADKSLESYRKSYGDILSLELKDRLVNLANEEMERLFEMYDYPYLSKETKSLVSDDLIAFSHQLRQLFKLYSKRVDFKGGNDYYVSLLNQFNELTETGVSEGVFINNSHSNLYFNKQLSEKYNTVRVLPGDYVGDLKIEGRKVNLIGTKNVTIKGNLIVASSNVQIKNIILIGRVLIYDKGSDVNITNCMIKGPLISRKEGDNINIFNSILSGISGAKNKNIYVKNSILKKPVYDLRYVINGNADYEFENCIIYSSDALIQFNRESKKGDYKNCLLYAPGSISAGHKGATYSLEEADGKVGNFYKCILAKPKFKKASKGDFTLLELSAGYLKGSDKKSIGVRMNEDLDLR